In one Cellulomonas sp. JZ18 genomic region, the following are encoded:
- a CDS encoding glycoside hydrolase family 20 zincin-like fold domain-containing protein, translating to MSDVIAVVPQPLVVEPEDAAPYVVTAATVVVVPAADADDPAVPAAVLAADLLGRAAGHAVQVRFDDPGVPGAVHVRLVPAGSAGLPAGDEAYRVLVGPDAVRLEACAPRGSSTPS from the coding sequence GTGTCCGACGTCATCGCCGTGGTGCCCCAGCCCCTCGTGGTCGAGCCGGAGGACGCCGCCCCCTACGTCGTCACGGCGGCCACCGTGGTCGTCGTGCCCGCCGCGGACGCCGACGACCCCGCGGTGCCGGCCGCCGTGCTCGCGGCGGACCTCCTGGGCCGGGCGGCCGGTCACGCGGTGCAGGTGCGGTTCGACGACCCCGGGGTGCCCGGTGCGGTGCACGTGCGCCTGGTCCCCGCCGGGTCCGCCGGGCTGCCCGCGGGTGACGAGGCCTACCGCGTGCTCGTCGGCCCGGACGCGGTCCGGCTGGAGGCGTGCGCCCCGAGGGGCTCGTCCACGCCGTCGTGA